A section of the Arcobacter roscoffensis genome encodes:
- the hcp gene encoding hydroxylamine reductase, whose protein sequence is MSMFCYQCEMSQKGGCGSTGATVGTCGKDENLARLQDIMIFGLKGLSAYREHLNTFKPELTKEIDDVMSETLYFTLTNVNFNFQDHINQLMKIGSAGVKVMDRLSNAHTNKFGIPTPVKVSQNKVEGKAILVSGHDLEFFEKLLIATEGKGINVYTHSEMLPAHAYPELRKFKHLKGNVGKAWFDQAKLMEKFTGTFVVNTNCIVPPKKNCSYLDRVFTHKIVGIEGSTPILDYNFDELIEKTLSCPDANGVDLNEDSTLTTGHHYKTVLTLAPQILKALEEGKIKQFFVVAGCDAPGKPGEYYRELTESLPKDTVILTSSCGKFRFNDIDFGEIEDTGIPRYLDLGQCNDSNGAVEIAKALSEALNTPINDLPVSIVLSWMEQKAVIILLALFSLGVKNIYLGPKPPQFVNEDIYNFLSETFNLTLTTNAKDDLQKLLIA, encoded by the coding sequence ATGAGTATGTTTTGTTACCAATGTGAAATGAGTCAAAAAGGTGGTTGTGGTAGTACAGGTGCAACAGTTGGAACTTGTGGTAAGGATGAAAACTTAGCTAGACTACAAGATATTATGATTTTTGGGCTTAAGGGTCTTAGTGCCTATAGAGAGCATTTAAATACCTTTAAACCAGAACTTACAAAAGAGATTGATGATGTAATGTCTGAGACACTATATTTTACACTTACAAATGTAAACTTTAATTTCCAAGACCATATTAATCAGCTAATGAAAATAGGTAGTGCAGGGGTTAAAGTTATGGATAGACTATCAAATGCACATACTAATAAATTTGGTATTCCAACACCTGTAAAAGTTTCTCAAAACAAGGTAGAAGGAAAAGCTATTTTAGTTTCAGGACATGACTTAGAGTTTTTTGAGAAACTACTTATTGCTACAGAAGGTAAAGGTATTAACGTATATACGCACTCGGAAATGTTACCAGCACATGCTTACCCAGAGTTAAGAAAGTTTAAACACTTAAAAGGAAATGTAGGAAAAGCTTGGTTTGATCAAGCCAAACTTATGGAAAAATTCACAGGAACATTTGTAGTAAATACAAACTGTATTGTACCACCAAAGAAAAACTGTTCTTACCTTGATAGAGTATTTACACATAAAATAGTTGGTATTGAAGGTTCAACTCCTATTCTTGATTATAATTTTGATGAATTAATAGAAAAAACTTTATCTTGCCCTGATGCAAATGGTGTTGATTTAAATGAAGATAGTACTTTAACAACAGGACATCACTATAAAACAGTTCTTACTTTAGCACCTCAAATTCTAAAAGCTTTAGAAGAGGGTAAAATCAAACAATTCTTTGTAGTTGCTGGATGTGATGCCCCTGGAAAGCCAGGTGAGTACTATAGGGAACTAACTGAGTCTTTACCAAAAGATACAGTTATTTTAACTTCTTCATGTGGTAAATTTAGATTCAATGATATTGATTTTGGAGAGATAGAAGATACTGGAATTCCAAGATACTTAGACCTAGGACAATGTAATGATTCAAATGGTGCTGTTGAAATTGCAAAAGCTTTAAGTGAGGCACTAAATACACCAATAAATGATTTACCTGTATCAATTGTATTATCTTGGATGGAACAAAAAGCTGTGATTATTTTACTTGCTTTATTCTCACTAGGTGTAAAAAATATCTATTTAGGACCAAAACCTCCACAATTTGTAAATGAAGATATTTATAATTTTTTATCAGAAACATTTAATCTTACACTTACTACTAATGCAAAAGATGACTTACAAAAACTTCTTATTGCATAA
- a CDS encoding sensor histidine kinase, whose translation MIYKNTYKKRIILFIILAILSFFISVFLIININKNISKHKHIEENIVLSQKIKYYDEVLTMSSRMALYQDTLYWNNRYYKYVQKLDEVINQIKQNMPIVRQELKKVDKANMKLVELEEKALEYAMNKKYELAKGFLFSKEYEESKSIYQKALDKALLLLEIEVKELEEKFQRDILLSSFVTLFFIALILIFSYYIFKYLINYNKTLEKEVKEQVKKANKKDLLLIEQSKLASMGEMLESIAHQWRQPLSSISTSVSGIRLKKSFNELDDEVLEYSLSSIARATNHLSTTIDVFRQFYKDDSLKEFSLKQMLLKVQALLSSKFKHKDILFLDESIDYKVIGRENELVQVIINIISNAIDELEQLEKTKLIKIQTLQKNEFISLEIIDNAGGIDDAILDKVFDYKFSTKKDKNGTGIGLYMSKLIMEKAKGFISVRNMKFEYENELQVGACFKLDIKK comes from the coding sequence ATGATTTATAAAAACACATATAAAAAGCGTATTATACTTTTTATAATATTAGCTATCTTATCTTTTTTTATATCTGTATTTTTAATTATAAATATAAATAAAAATATTAGTAAACATAAACATATTGAAGAAAATATTGTTTTATCTCAAAAAATAAAATATTATGATGAAGTTCTTACTATGTCTTCAAGAATGGCTTTATATCAAGATACTTTATATTGGAATAATAGATATTACAAGTATGTCCAAAAACTTGATGAGGTAATAAATCAAATAAAACAAAATATGCCCATTGTAAGACAAGAGCTAAAAAAAGTTGATAAAGCAAATATGAAATTAGTAGAGCTTGAAGAAAAAGCTTTAGAATATGCTATGAATAAAAAGTATGAACTTGCAAAAGGTTTTCTTTTTTCAAAAGAGTATGAAGAATCAAAAAGTATTTATCAAAAGGCATTAGATAAAGCACTACTTTTATTAGAAATAGAAGTTAAAGAACTTGAAGAAAAATTTCAAAGGGATATTTTACTTTCATCTTTTGTGACACTATTTTTTATAGCTTTAATTTTGATTTTCTCATACTATATTTTTAAATATCTTATTAATTATAATAAGACTTTAGAAAAAGAAGTAAAAGAGCAAGTAAAAAAAGCAAATAAAAAAGATTTACTTTTAATAGAGCAGTCAAAATTAGCTTCAATGGGAGAAATGCTTGAAAGTATCGCTCATCAATGGAGACAGCCATTATCTTCTATTAGTACTTCTGTATCAGGAATAAGACTTAAAAAGAGTTTTAATGAGTTAGATGATGAAGTTTTAGAGTATTCATTAAGTTCTATTGCACGTGCTACAAATCATTTATCAACAACTATTGATGTATTTAGACAGTTTTACAAGGATGATTCTCTTAAAGAGTTTAGTTTAAAACAAATGCTTTTAAAAGTACAAGCACTTCTTAGTTCGAAGTTTAAGCATAAAGATATTTTGTTTTTAGATGAAAGTATAGATTATAAAGTAATTGGTAGAGAAAACGAACTTGTACAAGTGATTATAAATATAATCTCAAATGCAATTGATGAACTAGAACAGCTTGAAAAAACCAAACTTATAAAAATCCAAACACTTCAAAAAAATGAATTTATTAGCTTAGAAATTATAGATAATGCAGGAGGAATAGATGATGCTATCTTAGATAAGGTTTTTGATTATAAGTTTAGTACTAAAAAAGATAAAAATGGTACAGGTATAGGCTTATATATGAGTAAACTTATTATGGAAAAAGCAAAGGGATTTATTAGTGTAAGAAATATGAAGTTTGAGTATGAAAACGAACTTCAAGTAGGTGCATGTTTTAAACTTGATATAAAAAAATAG
- a CDS encoding monooxygenase produces the protein MKYLMQIDFPHEGPFGDELTAAMSDLAKDIANENGLIFKLWTENKDAKEAGGIYLFDNLDDAKKYLEKHTTRLESFGYTDIKSKIFEINEELSKLSKSNFL, from the coding sequence ATGAAATACCTTATGCAGATTGACTTTCCTCATGAAGGACCTTTTGGTGATGAATTAACTGCTGCTATGAGTGATTTAGCAAAAGATATAGCAAATGAAAATGGATTAATATTTAAATTATGGACTGAAAATAAAGATGCAAAAGAAGCTGGTGGAATTTATCTTTTTGATAATCTTGATGATGCAAAAAAATATTTAGAAAAACACACAACAAGACTTGAATCTTTTGGATATACAGATATTAAAAGCAAAATCTTTGAGATAAACGAAGAATTAAGTAAACTTAGCAAGTCTAATTTTCTTTAA
- a CDS encoding MarR family winged helix-turn-helix transcriptional regulator has protein sequence MSICFLSLETSKVFNELILKELEEVGFSGLSSSLITIFPYIKEYENISISNLAKKLGYSRQAMHKNLKKLEDLGYLSFSQELNKKEKTVILTKKSESLISKANEFIQKIQDELCSTLGKEELDKYIKTQNVIYEFLETKNKA, from the coding sequence ATGTCAATATGTTTTTTATCTTTAGAAACAAGCAAGGTTTTTAATGAGTTAATTTTAAAAGAGTTAGAAGAAGTTGGTTTTTCTGGTCTTTCAAGCTCTCTTATAACTATTTTTCCTTATATAAAAGAGTATGAAAATATTTCTATTTCAAATTTAGCAAAAAAGCTTGGATATTCAAGACAAGCCATGCACAAAAATTTAAAAAAACTAGAAGATTTAGGCTATCTTAGCTTTTCTCAAGAGTTAAATAAAAAAGAAAAAACAGTAATATTAACTAAAAAAAGTGAAAGCTTAATAAGCAAAGCAAATGAGTTTATCCAAAAGATTCAAGATGAACTTTGTAGTACCTTAGGAAAAGAAGAGTTAGATAAATATATAAAAACTCAAAATGTAATTTATGAGTTTTTAGAAACAAAAAATAAGGCTTAA
- a CDS encoding OmpA family protein yields the protein MSFGTKIFSLLFILIALIVYTVASFDYNKVQDSSGQAISTNEKLIDFDTKVIINYIEEVKNKALKIKDELLKDSLDSKPQVELNKVDKIVENEQKIQDKLTVDDNMADEEAMQDNEDQVEESQENSQEEAKEQPVIEETLQEETLEEEQVPVLTSEEIQEQINAILKDNKIIFKRGSADIAKNSFSSVQKVSDILKEHENIKVEIAGHTDSRGRASLNLRISQDRANSVKKALGSLGISDNRLKAVGYGEKFPIAKDDKNGLSEINRRVEINIIGEN from the coding sequence ATGTCATTTGGTACAAAGATTTTTTCGTTATTATTTATCTTAATAGCTCTAATAGTTTATACTGTAGCTAGTTTTGATTATAACAAAGTACAAGATAGTTCAGGTCAAGCTATAAGTACAAATGAGAAGCTTATAGACTTCGATACAAAAGTTATTATAAACTATATTGAAGAAGTAAAAAACAAAGCCCTAAAAATTAAAGATGAACTATTAAAAGATAGTTTAGACTCAAAGCCACAAGTTGAATTGAATAAAGTGGATAAGATCGTAGAAAATGAACAAAAAATTCAAGATAAGTTAACTGTTGATGATAATATGGCAGATGAAGAGGCAATGCAAGATAATGAAGATCAAGTAGAAGAAAGTCAAGAAAATTCTCAAGAAGAAGCTAAAGAACAGCCTGTAATTGAAGAGACTTTACAAGAAGAAACTCTAGAAGAAGAGCAAGTGCCTGTGCTAACATCAGAAGAAATACAAGAACAAATAAATGCTATTTTAAAAGATAATAAAATTATATTTAAAAGAGGAAGTGCGGATATCGCAAAAAACTCTTTTTCAAGTGTACAAAAAGTATCAGATATTTTAAAAGAACATGAAAATATAAAAGTAGAAATTGCAGGACATACAGATTCAAGAGGAAGAGCTTCATTAAACTTAAGAATATCACAAGATAGAGCAAATAGTGTTAAAAAAGCATTAGGTTCATTAGGTATTAGTGATAATAGATTAAAAGCAGTTGGTTATGGAGAGAAATTTCCAATAGCAAAAGATGATAAAAACGGCTTATCTGAAATAAACAGAAGAGTTGAAATAAATATAATAGGAGAAAATTAA